In the Halorubrum ruber genome, CGACGGGCGGAACTGATGGTCGTCGTCACCGCCGCGACGCTGCTCGTCGCGGCCGCGGCCAGCCTCTTTATGGCGTGGTCGATCGGCGCCGGCTCCTCCGGCTCGACCCCGTTCGCGCCCGCGGTCGGCGCGAACGCCATCTCCGTCATGCGCGCCGGCCTGATAGTCGGCGTCCTCGGGCTGCTCGGCGCGATCCTCCAGGGCGCAAACGTGACGGAGGCGGTCGGCACCGAGCTGATCGGCGGCGTGACGCTCACGGCCGCGGCGGCCATCGTCGCGCTCGTCACGGCCGCCGCGCTGGTCGCGATCGGCGTGTTCGCTGGGTATCCGATCGCGACCGCGTTCACCGTCACCGGCGCGGTCGTCGGCGTCGGCCTCGCGCTGGGCGGCGCCCCGGCGTGGCCGAAGTACGCCGAGATCGCGACGCTGTGGGTGCTCACCCCGTTCGTCGGCGGCGGCGTCGCCTACGGCGTCGCCCGAATGCTCATCGGCGAGTCGCTCCCGGAACGGCCGCTCACGGCCGCGCTCGCCGGCGTCGTCGGCGGGATCCTCGCGAACGTCGGGTTCGCGCTGCTCGGGCCGGCCGGCGAGCAGGCCTCGGTCGCGAGCGTCCTCGGCTCGGGGCTCGGACTCGGCGGCGCGGGCCCGCCCGCGGTGAGCCTCGCGATCGCCGCCGTGGTCGCGGTCGCCGTGTACGCCGACCTCGGCCGCGATCGCGCGGGCGCCCAGCGCCGGTTCCTGCTCGCGATGGGCGGGCTCGTCGCGTTCTCGGCGGGCGGCTCGCAGGTGGGGCTCGCCATCGGCCCGCTCGTCCCCATCTTCAGCGAGGTCGGCGTCCCGCTGTGGGCGCTGCTCGTCGGCGGCGGCGTCGGGCTACTGGCCGGGTCGTGGACGGGCGCGCCGCGGATGATCAAGGCGATCTCGCAGGACTATGCCTCGATGGGCCCGCGGCGGTCGATCTCCGCGCTCATTCCGTCGTTCGCGATCGCGCAGACCGCCGTCGCCTTCGGGATCCCCGTCTCGTTCAACGAGATCATCGTCTCCGCGATCGTCGGCGCGGGCTACGCCGCGGGCGACGCGGGCGTCAGCCGGAAGAAGATGGGGTACACGGTGCTCGCGTGGGTCGGGTCGCTCGTCGGCGCGTTCACGCTTGGGTTCGGCCTCTACTCGGCGGTCGACCTCGTTATCTGAGGAGCGGCCGCGGCCGATATCTGGATCCTCAGGCTCGAAGTTCCGGGTACGTCGGCAGCCGCTCGGACGCCGCGCTCCCGTCGACGAACGGGAGGTCGACGGCGGTCGCCGGCACCTCCTCGCCGTCGACGCGGACGGTGACCCCGCCGCGGTCGGCGTCGAACGCGACGAGCGCGAGGGCGATCGGGATGTCGGTCGCGGGGCCGACCGCAGCGCGAGTGACCTCGCCGATCGCCTCGTCGCCGTCGAAGACGGCCGCGCCGGTCGCGGGGAGCGCGTCGTCGATCCCCTGTGGGTCCGCGTTCGCGTCGAGGTCGGCGACCGCCTCGGCGACGCCGTCGAGTTCGAGGCCGACGAGCCGGCGGCTGGGTCGCCCCTGGTTCTCCACGCGCGAGACGACCTCCTGTCCCACGTAACACCCCTTCTCGAAGTCTAAGGCGTTCCGGAGGCCGAGGACGTTCGGAACCGTCCCCGCCAGCTCGTACTCGAAGAGGGGCGTCCCGGCCTCGGTCGCGAGCGCGTCCCACGTCCGGTAGCCGAACGGCGCGGCGTTGAGCCCGCGGTTGATCAGGGTGTCGAACACGTCGCCCGCGTCGGCGG is a window encoding:
- a CDS encoding inorganic phosphate transporter, with translation MVVVTAATLLVAAAASLFMAWSIGAGSSGSTPFAPAVGANAISVMRAGLIVGVLGLLGAILQGANVTEAVGTELIGGVTLTAAAAIVALVTAAALVAIGVFAGYPIATAFTVTGAVVGVGLALGGAPAWPKYAEIATLWVLTPFVGGGVAYGVARMLIGESLPERPLTAALAGVVGGILANVGFALLGPAGEQASVASVLGSGLGLGGAGPPAVSLAIAAVVAVAVYADLGRDRAGAQRRFLLAMGGLVAFSAGGSQVGLAIGPLVPIFSEVGVPLWALLVGGGVGLLAGSWTGAPRMIKAISQDYASMGPRRSISALIPSFAIAQTAVAFGIPVSFNEIIVSAIVGAGYAAGDAGVSRKKMGYTVLAWVGSLVGAFTLGFGLYSAVDLVI